A region from the Corticium candelabrum chromosome 14, ooCorCand1.1, whole genome shotgun sequence genome encodes:
- the LOC134190169 gene encoding collagen alpha-1(VI) chain-like: MSLFSASLAALFTALLLVEDFGNVQAGVPSIGDKCRRSSHFAQIFRKLCEPHLTAQDCQVGAWGQWAASKTSQGCSLSRSRKVTSWARNGGNPCPSLKGTKTINCPSSKNEAQQLLSVLKSGLGGFAPYSPIRSSVRLTGGPGLRGSPGDRGGPLLNQTHTRRYGVAKRSVNCTTDRDIVIIVDTSGSVGKSDFQSALSDLSDLIPMLCGFQPEMIKYCNSYRLAMLTYGNSPKLAFDLDDYLYRHKRRVNIKNDIKTKPVYTGGGTGTGAALKFARDQVLQESFGMRPYSKKAILLLTDGHSNGATNPVTVAAEMFEHFKDKGELSIVALGIGDNIDYQELIDITNHHNVANPLVYFTQTFQSFHEAVSTLKTLTEQVDTCSADVLDKKR, encoded by the exons ATGTCGCTTTTCTCAGCTTCTCTAGCTGCGCTCTTCACCGCTCTACTACTAGTTGAAGACTTCGGAAACGTTCAAGCTGGCGTTCCGTCTATCGGCGATAAGTGCAGGAGGTCTTCTCACTTTGCTCAGATATTTAGAAAGCTTTGTGAACCCCACCTTACTGCTCAAGACTGTCAAGTAGGAGCGTGGGGTCAGTGGGCAGCAAGCAAGACATCTCAAGGTTGTTCTCTAAGCAGATCAAGAAAAGTCACCAGTTGGGCGAGAAATGGAGGAAATCCTTGCCCTAGTCTGAAAGGAACAAAAACGATTAATT GTCCTAGTTCGAAAAACGAAGCGCAACAACTGCTAAGTGTTTTGAAGTCTGGTCTAGGCGGATTCGCGCCGTACAGCCCGATTAGAAGCTCTGTTCGATTGACAGGAGGCCCCGGTCTAAGAGGCTCACCTGGTGATCGTGGTGGACCGCTCCTCAACCAGACTCACACACGGCGTTACGGGGTGGCGAAGCGTTCAGTAAACTGCACTACTGACCGTGACATAGTGATCATAGTGGACACGTCCGGTAGCGTGGGCAAAAGTGACTTCCAATCTGCTCTTAGTGACTTGAGTGACCTCATTCCTATGCTTTGCGGATTTCAGCCTGAAATGATAAAATACTGCAACTCCTACAGACTGGCAATGCTAACCTACGGCAACTCTCCTAAACTAGCATTCGACTTGGACGACTATCTATACAGGCATAAGAGACGAGTAAATATTAAAAACGACATCAAGACAAAACCAGTGTACACAGGAGGAGGAACAGGTACCGGTGCAGCTCTCAAATTTGCACGGGATCAAGTTCTACAGGAATCATTTGGGATGAGACCATACAGCAAAAAAGCCATTCTTCTGTTGACTGATGGTCATTCCAACGGGGCAACTAATCCAGTCACGGTAGCAGCAGAAATGTTTGAACACTTCAAAGACAAAGGCGAGTTGTCAATTGTGGCTTTGGGAATAGGAGACAACATTGACTACCAAGAGCTGATAGACATCACAAACCACCACAACGTTGCAAATCCTTTGGTCTACTTCACACAAACCTTCCAGAGTTTCCATGAGGCTGTTAGTACACTCAAGACTCTGACCGAACAAGTAGACACATGCTCTGCAGATGTTCTTGACAAGAAACGCTGA
- the LOC134190391 gene encoding collagen alpha-1(XII) chain-like yields MSTLSLTIGLLAAMMLLGGVHAASLSFADRCRLSPQFAQLFSARCHPYLTKQDCEVGEWSVSDVGKAKQLLNILKSGLGGFGSFSPGLGEPHSIVINNVHQNVTTANMTPAIPVGQKGQSGLAGIQKRAISCPADRDIVIIVDSSGSVDNSEFTSALNDLSELIPLLCGYQPGLIEECQAYRLAMITYGSSPTLTFDLDDNLRRHTNQINVQNDIKTKPYYTDGATATGDALKFAWDRVLQESHGMRPNSKKTILLLTDGHYNSGTHNPINVAEDLFQAFNDQLSIVALGIGNNIDYQELIDITKHYNPANLLVFLTETFTSFHDIVEEIKSLLTDDQATCSADVLVKKR; encoded by the exons ATGTCTACTCTATCTCTTACCATTGGGCTTCTTGCTGCAATGATGCTTCTTGGTGGCGTCCATGCTGCTTCTCTGTCATTTGCGGATCGATGTAGGTTGTCTCCTCAGTTTGCTCAGCTGTTTAGTGCCCGTTGTCATCCCTACCTTACCAAACAAGACTGCGAAGTGGGAGAGTGGA gTGTTAGTGATGTTGGAAAAGCAAAACAACTGCTGAACATTCTGAAATCAGGTTTGGGAGGATTTGGATCATTTAGTCCTGGTTTAGGTGAACCACACTCTATCGTCATCAACAATGTACATCAAAATGTGACAACAGCAAACATGACACCAGCAATACCAGTTGGACAAAAAGGACAAAGTGGTCTAGCTGGTATCCAAAAACGTGCTATATCTTGTCCTGCTGACCGTGACATTGTAATAATTGTTGACTCATCCGGTAGTGTGGACAACTCAGAGTTCACTTCTGCTCTTAATGATTTGAGTGAGCTCATTCCTCTGCTCTGTGGATATCAACCTGGTCTAATAGAAGAGTGCCAAGCCTACAGACTGGCCATGATAACCTATGGAAGCTCTCCAACACTCACATTTGACTTGGATGACAATCTTAGAAGGCACACAAACCAAATAAATGTTCAGAATGACATCAAAACAAAACCATATTACACAGATGGAGCGACAGCTACAGGTGATGCTCTCAAATTTGCATGGGATCGAGTTCTACAGGAATCTCATGGAATGAGACCAAACAGCAAGAAAACCATTCTTCTGTTGACTGATGGTCACTACAACAGTGGAACTCATAATCCTATCAATGTGGCAGAAGACTTGTTCCAAGCTTTCAATGACCAGTTGTCTATAGTGGCTTTGGGAATAGGAAATAATATTGACTACCAAGAGCTGATAGATATCACCAAACATTACAATCCTGCAAATCTGTTGGTCTTTCTCACAGAAACCTTTACCAGTTTCCATGACATTGTTGAGGAGATCAAGAGTCTTCTGACTGACGATCAAGCAACGTGCTCTGCAGACGTCCTTGTCAAGAAACGCTAG
- the LOC134190392 gene encoding uncharacterized protein LOC134190392: protein MSLFSASLVALFTALLLVEDFENAQAGVPSFGDKCRRSSHFAQLFGKRCDPYLTAQDCQVGAWGQWAASKTSQGCSLSRSRKVTSWARNGGNPCPSLKGTKTINCPSSKNEAQQLLSVLKSGLGGFAPYSPIRSSVRLTGGLGLRGSPGDRGGPLLNQTHTRRYGVAKRSVNCTTDRDIVIIVDTSGSVGKSDFQSALSDLSDLIPMLCGFQPETSK, encoded by the exons ATGTCGCTTTTCTCGGCTTCTCTAGTTGCGCTCTTCACCGCTCTACTACTAGTTGAAGACTTCGAAAACGCTCAAGCTGGCGTTCCGTCTTTCGGCGACAAGTGCAGGAGGTCTTCTCACTTTGCTCAGCTCTTTGGAAAGCGTTGTGATCCCTACCTTACTGCTCAAGACTGTCAAGTAGGAGCGTGGGGTCAGTGGGCAGCAAGCAAGACATCTCAAGGTTGTTCTCTAAGCAGATCAAGAAAAGTCACCAGTTGGGCGAGAAATGGAGGAAATCCTTGCCCTAGTCTGAAAGGAACAAAAACGATTAATT GTCCTAGTTCGAAAAACGAAGCGCAGCAACTGCTAAGTGTTTTGAAGTCTGGCCTAGGCGGATTCGCGCCGTACAGCCCGATTAGAAGCTCTGTTCGATTGACAGGAGGTCTCGGTCTAAGAGGCTCACCTGGTGATCGTGGTGGACCGCTCCTCAACCAGACTCACACACGGCGTTACGGGGTGGCGAAGCGTTCAGTAAACTGCACTACTGACCGTGACATAGTGATCATAGTGGACACGTCCGGTAGCGTGGGCAAAAGTGACTTCCAATCTGCTCTTAGTGACTTGAGTGACCTCATTCCTATGCTTTGCGGATTTCAGCCtgaaactagtaaatga
- the LOC134190077 gene encoding collagen alpha-1(XII) chain-like → MSVFSVSLAALFTVLVILGDYRNVDAASLSLSFGDRCRMSTHFAQLFGARCNNYLNKQDCEVGEWSTWGAVTTDSQGVCQQSRARKINVLPRNGGRPCPSLKETKIIECVTNPGQAKQLLNILKSGLGGFGSFSPGLVPSNILADVRHAKVSDRNLILVANNTPATTIGQRKQGRVPAIQKRAIPCPGDRDIIIIVDSSGSVDNSEFTSALNDLSELIPLLCGYQPGLITRCQAYRLAMITYGNSPRLTFDLDDNLSRHTNQINVQNDIKTKPYYTDGATATGDALKFAWDRVLQESHGMRPNSKKTILLLTDGHYNSGTHNPINVAEDLFQAFNDQLSIVALGIGNNIDYQELIDITKHYNPANPLVFLTETFTSFHDIVEEIKSLLTDDQATCSADVLVKKR, encoded by the exons ATGTCGGTTTTCTCAGTTTCTCTGGCTGCACTCTTCACTGTTCTGGTGATACTCGGAGACTACAGGAACGTTGACgctgcctctctctctctgtctttcgGTGACCGATGCAGAATGTCTACTCACTTTGCTCAGCTGTTTGGTGCCCGTTGTAATAACTACCTTAACAAACAAGACTGCGAAGTGGGAGAGTGGAGTACATGGGGGGCAGTGACCACAGACTCCCAAGGAGTTTGCCAACAAAGCAGGGCAAGGAAAATAAACGTTCTTCCCAGGAACGGAGGACGTCCGTGCCCTAGTTTGAAAGAAACGAAAATTATAGAAT GTGTTACTAACCCTGGACAAGCAAAACAACTGCTGAACATCCTGAAATCAGGTTTGGGAGGATTTGGATCATTTAGTCCTGGTTTAGTTCCATCAAATATTCTTGCCGACGTACGACACGCCAAAGTATCAGATCGAAATCTGATATTAGTAGCAAACAACACGCCAGCAACAACCATTGGACAAAGAAAACAAGGTCGTGTACCTGCTATCCAAAAACGTGCTATACCTTGTCCTGGTGATCGTGACATTATAATAATTGTTGACTCATCCGGTAGTGTGGACAACTCAGAGTTCACTTCTGCTCTTAATGATTTGAGTGAGCTCATTCCTTTGCTCTGTGGATATCAACCTGGTCTGATAACACGGTGCCAAGCCTACAGACTGGCCATGATAACCTATGGAAACTCACCAAGACTCACATTTGATTTGGATGACAATCTGAGCAGGCACACAAACCAAATAAATGTTCAGAATGACATCAAAACAAAACCATATTACACAGATGGAGCGACAGCTACAGGTGATGCTCTCAAATTTGCATGGGATCGAGTTCTACAGGAATCTCATGGAATGAGACCAAACAGCAAGAAAACCATTCTTCTGTTGACTGATGGTCACTACAACAGTGGAACTCATAATCCTATCAATGTGGCAGAAGACTTGTTCCAAGCTTTCAATGACCAGTTGTCTATAGTGGCTTTGGGAATAGGAAATAATATTGACTACCAAGAGCTGATAGATATCACCAAACATTACAATCCTGCAAATCCGTTGGTCTTTCTCACGGAAACCTTTACCAGTTTCCATGACATTGTTGAGGAGATCAAGAGTCTTCTGACTGACGATCAAGCAACATGCTCTGCAGATGTTCTTGTCAAGAAACGCTAG